DNA from Macadamia integrifolia cultivar HAES 741 chromosome 12, SCU_Mint_v3, whole genome shotgun sequence:
cctccccctcccctttggttggattattagttttttaaaattttttattaattttacatctaaccaaacaactatggtaaattaatttcacttcacttttgtAGCAACCAAATgactcaaaagagaaaaaaaaaaaatcgcttcacttcctttcacttcccttcacttcacttcacttcacttcacttcccatcccatttcccttgcaaccaaacgcagcctaaaagAATAAAGGGGGAAAATGTATTTACAATCTACAAGATTTTTCtaacaaaaatttcaattaaaaactATAAGGAAGAAAATTCCATGTTCAAAACCCGCACTTACATCCTATGTCAATCTCTATCCTCTTCCCTCATAAAATGGCCTCCCTAACCCCATAGATTCAACCGAAAGGGAGATATTGATTGGTTCTAATGCAAGCGTTGGAGCTAAGTGAGGGTGCTTCCAAGCTTTCATTCTCTTGCAAGATTTATTATCAAATTGAAAATCACATCCCAATTTAACACTGAATCAAATTACACCATAacttttctactaaaaaaaatcaCACCACCATAACtctaccaaaaacaaaattgCACCATAACGTATCTCTGATCTTTTATTAGAAGAATCAAGAGAAAAGTATACAACAACATatatagtatttaaaaaaaaaagtaataaatcaGAAACACAAGACTCATGATGGTGCGTCCCTCTATCACTCACAAACTGTAGTTGTTTTCCCTCGTTGTATTTACAAAATTCTCTCCCACTCATTTACTTGAAAAAACGAGAacaataaaaatacccaaaacaagCGGTAAAAACTTGAGTTAAAACTAGTTTTCGATTTTACCTCAAAACCGGGTAACGATTTAAATGAGTGAAATGCTGCCAAGCGTGGCCACCCACCAGTGAGAATGGTGATTTCTGATAAATCCAACCGTTCATTCATCTTTGTTTTGTAAATCACACAGAAGCGGGACCGTCAGATTCCCAGTCGTGTAAGGAATCAATTTTCTTCGGTGGGCCCACACCCCGACGATGCCATATACTGTTCTGCTCATGATCCGGTGCGTCCGATTCCACCACCGATTCTTCTAAATCGAAATCACTGCTACCCCACGATTCCGATTTCCGACCAGACGCGAACCGCTTCATCCCTCCCAACCCTGGCGGATCCCCCAATGGTGCACTCATCGAGATCTTCTGCTCCCGCTCTGCGAAGCTCCAACGCGGCGGCGACGGCGAAGCCGAATCATTATCGTTTGGTCGCTTATGCTCGTCGATATCAACGCCTGACCCATTTTTCGGGCAACTGAACGACTGCAGAATCGCGTTGAAACAAGAAGACCAGAATCCGGTTTTGTTTTCCGGTTTGGAATTGATCTCCGTAGAACGCCGGCCACTTCGGCTACGGCGGTTTCTGCCCTTGTTGGACCTGACTCTCCCAATACACGATACTTTAGGTGATGAAGGTTCCGTAAACGTGAGGGATTTTCCACTCCGTGATGGTTTTTTGGGGAAGAACCGGGGTCGAGG
Protein-coding regions in this window:
- the LOC122058232 gene encoding uncharacterized protein LOC122058232, whose translation is MPQVDLETLVCGGDRKIACESLIEDQQNPPPDKPDPPEVPPDFPTESFHEEDELDWADRNAIYFDERKDSHKVKSNPSSNSISNPNPNRNSNSNSNSSSQRFSLKFTSNASIIGLPKPHKPTFVNSKSRRHGRPPRPRFFPKKPSRSGKSLTFTEPSSPKVSCIGRVRSNKGRNRRSRSGRRSTEINSKPENKTGFWSSCFNAILQSFSCPKNGSGVDIDEHKRPNDNDSASPSPPRWSFAEREQKISMSAPLGDPPGLGGMKRFASGRKSESWGSSDFDLEESVVESDAPDHEQNSIWHRRGVGPPKKIDSLHDWESDGPASV